In Myxococcus stipitatus, the following are encoded in one genomic region:
- a CDS encoding tolB protein precursor protein — MNPRLLAAAALALLLPELALAQVFVVPRRPGKTPVNSFEFEWRHVDILVGPDATGVAKPPERTAHDQPPSAPGDVATPPAQPNEQAAAPSSPSPTLSPSPVPQLAGAEDAGSPDGGVVATGGEDSGASATGIAERDGSAPALSGSVFGASPDGGSSDGGFNYTYAKSLGTKAGGVRFYFYERERVVAERAAPLIEEAYRYLVDIFQYVPTETFPYILYSSYQEFLQTNLFPLSEGTLGVTSTEDLKLTLPYLGDHRLFEEISTHELAHQFTIQKTRTVAEQAKVFGDPLQAIPLWFIEGIAEFYAKRGMDPEAEMLVRDLLVNPDLYKGYAFLDFFSPGPYGYLWIYKVGQVRVAFLEEEYGKGFIQRVLEESPRLAGGSRDAPSLKFEELLERLTGDDPKRLSARFENWLKRRAYKTYLSSEQSAPALDLLDKAPGYITAMASSPDGTVLGVRTIVPETGESRLYLMDPRVPDKTLKVAGDGVPGVESLHPISGRSFALSPDKLAFIAENTGRDVIYVQEYKHTVEKRTQDVLVRRNPIRTGIDREVGTSVEMELGGRTTYRIDKHGLLAAYSPAISPDGRYVAFIGIKDDGLRDVYAIDLQAGSDAKPVQLTDDVFSERQVTWGPSGIIFSSDATSHRKFNLFRVRLDAPRQVERLTSEERDHADPLALADGRVFFTAFNNSSSDLHELMADGRIIRRTDLTTGVFEPGPGPEGSLWMLFHVSGERKPAVLRPPRMLALDVAPEPPPEPPNPLAVRPLTDAMAYQPFARQNLEFGPIFGFAGAGGGGFVGQLFAAASDRMRDHQFILTLSVYGSFDLTDGYLLYINDEGRTTKGGGLFQSLRFRVDQTFDDLPVFFTSAERYFGAVGSLRYPLSTFLFIQGDLSLGGTKYFLDDPTEFYLFFPDRNEANRELLSVWNAKNKAIRFQTELSGQIGYDSLKYHYATGPLSGSSVLLEMTVGAQPFDDQAYSNFRLDAERYFPIYGRTNLFLRGGAGTTLGGRYARSYFLSSFDTLRGVNFGDERWLLGRHFAYSTLELQLPLNDIIRVAFLSDLEAIAGIDVGGVGNSSRDMWNHRVLDAAVGVNVALGPLLMRLHFARPLDIGAKAGKPDSGWVTNFSLGIAGLNGFFDQGNTGAANNSSAQPASPALVPAVGGGYTAPRH; from the coding sequence GTGAACCCCCGTCTCCTCGCTGCCGCCGCGCTGGCGCTGCTCCTGCCGGAGCTGGCGTTGGCTCAGGTCTTCGTCGTGCCTCGTCGCCCAGGCAAGACGCCTGTGAACAGCTTCGAGTTCGAGTGGCGGCACGTCGACATCCTCGTCGGCCCCGATGCCACCGGCGTCGCCAAGCCTCCGGAAAGGACCGCCCACGACCAGCCTCCTTCGGCCCCCGGGGATGTCGCCACGCCCCCCGCACAGCCGAACGAGCAGGCCGCGGCGCCTTCCAGCCCCTCTCCCACCCTGTCTCCCAGCCCCGTCCCGCAGCTGGCGGGAGCCGAGGACGCGGGGTCGCCCGATGGGGGCGTGGTGGCCACCGGCGGCGAGGACTCGGGGGCTTCCGCCACGGGTATCGCCGAGCGTGATGGCTCGGCCCCCGCGCTCTCCGGCAGCGTGTTCGGCGCGTCGCCGGATGGTGGATCCTCCGACGGCGGCTTCAACTACACCTACGCCAAGTCGCTGGGCACCAAGGCCGGCGGCGTTCGCTTCTACTTCTACGAGCGAGAGCGCGTGGTCGCCGAGCGCGCCGCGCCTCTCATCGAAGAGGCGTACCGGTACCTGGTGGACATCTTCCAGTACGTCCCCACGGAGACCTTCCCCTACATCCTCTACAGCAGCTACCAGGAATTCCTTCAGACCAACCTCTTCCCTCTTTCCGAGGGAACGCTGGGTGTCACCAGCACCGAGGACCTGAAGCTGACACTTCCGTACCTGGGCGACCACCGGCTCTTCGAGGAGATCAGCACCCACGAGCTGGCGCACCAGTTCACCATCCAGAAGACGCGCACCGTGGCGGAGCAGGCCAAGGTGTTTGGAGATCCGCTTCAGGCGATTCCGCTGTGGTTCATCGAAGGTATCGCCGAGTTCTACGCCAAGCGGGGCATGGACCCCGAGGCGGAGATGCTGGTGAGGGACCTGCTCGTCAACCCGGACCTCTACAAGGGCTACGCGTTCCTCGACTTCTTCTCGCCCGGGCCCTACGGCTACTTGTGGATCTACAAGGTGGGCCAGGTGCGCGTGGCCTTCCTCGAGGAGGAGTATGGCAAGGGCTTCATCCAGCGCGTGCTGGAGGAGTCTCCGCGGCTCGCGGGTGGCTCGCGTGATGCGCCGTCGCTCAAGTTCGAGGAGCTGCTGGAGCGGCTGACGGGCGATGACCCCAAGCGGCTGTCGGCGCGGTTCGAGAACTGGCTGAAGCGCCGGGCGTACAAGACGTACCTCAGCTCGGAGCAGTCCGCGCCCGCGCTGGACCTGCTCGACAAGGCGCCGGGCTACATCACCGCCATGGCCAGCTCGCCCGATGGCACCGTGCTGGGCGTGCGCACCATCGTCCCGGAGACAGGCGAGAGCCGGCTGTACCTGATGGACCCTCGGGTGCCGGACAAGACGCTGAAGGTCGCGGGTGACGGCGTGCCAGGCGTGGAGTCCCTGCACCCCATCTCCGGCCGCAGCTTCGCGCTGTCGCCAGACAAGTTGGCCTTCATCGCCGAGAACACCGGCCGCGATGTCATCTACGTGCAGGAGTACAAACACACCGTGGAGAAGCGCACCCAGGACGTGCTCGTGCGACGCAATCCCATCCGCACGGGGATCGACCGGGAGGTGGGCACCTCGGTGGAGATGGAGCTGGGCGGCCGCACGACGTACCGCATCGACAAGCACGGCCTGTTGGCGGCGTATTCGCCGGCCATTTCTCCAGACGGGCGCTACGTGGCATTCATCGGCATCAAGGACGACGGCCTGCGCGACGTGTACGCCATCGACCTGCAGGCGGGCTCGGACGCCAAGCCGGTGCAGCTCACCGACGACGTGTTCTCGGAGCGGCAGGTCACCTGGGGTCCATCGGGCATCATCTTCTCGTCGGACGCCACGTCCCACCGCAAGTTCAACCTCTTCCGAGTGAGGCTGGATGCGCCTCGCCAGGTGGAGCGTCTGACAAGCGAGGAGCGCGACCACGCGGACCCGCTCGCCCTGGCGGACGGGCGCGTGTTCTTCACCGCCTTCAACAACAGCAGCTCCGACCTGCATGAGCTCATGGCCGACGGCCGCATCATCCGCCGCACGGACCTGACCACGGGTGTCTTCGAGCCGGGCCCCGGCCCCGAGGGCAGCCTGTGGATGCTCTTCCACGTGTCCGGTGAGCGCAAACCCGCGGTGCTCCGGCCTCCGCGCATGCTGGCGCTCGACGTGGCTCCCGAGCCTCCGCCCGAGCCGCCCAACCCCCTGGCGGTGCGGCCCCTCACGGATGCCATGGCCTACCAGCCCTTCGCGCGGCAGAACCTGGAGTTCGGGCCCATCTTCGGCTTCGCGGGCGCGGGCGGCGGCGGCTTCGTCGGCCAGCTCTTCGCGGCGGCCAGCGACCGGATGAGGGACCATCAGTTCATCCTCACCCTGTCGGTGTACGGCAGCTTCGACCTGACGGACGGCTACCTGCTGTACATCAACGACGAGGGCCGCACGACGAAGGGCGGAGGCTTGTTCCAGTCCCTGCGCTTCCGCGTGGACCAGACCTTCGACGACCTGCCCGTCTTCTTCACGTCCGCGGAGCGGTACTTCGGCGCCGTCGGCAGCCTGCGCTACCCGCTGAGCACCTTCCTCTTCATCCAGGGCGACCTGAGCCTGGGCGGCACCAAGTACTTCCTGGACGACCCGACCGAGTTCTACCTGTTCTTCCCCGACCGCAACGAGGCGAACCGCGAGCTCTTGTCGGTGTGGAACGCGAAGAACAAGGCCATCCGATTCCAGACCGAACTCAGCGGACAGATTGGCTACGACAGCCTCAAGTACCACTACGCCACGGGCCCGCTGTCCGGCAGCTCCGTGCTCCTCGAGATGACAGTGGGCGCGCAGCCTTTCGACGACCAGGCCTACAGCAACTTCCGCCTGGACGCGGAGCGCTACTTCCCCATCTACGGCCGCACGAACCTCTTCCTGCGCGGCGGCGCCGGCACGACGCTGGGAGGCCGCTACGCGCGCTCCTACTTCCTGTCCTCGTTCGACACCCTGCGCGGCGTGAACTTCGGCGACGAGCGGTGGCTGCTCGGCCGGCACTTCGCCTACTCCACACTCGAATTACAGCTGCCACTCAATGACATCATCCGAGTGGCCTTCCTGAGCGACCTGGAGGCCATCGCCGGCATCGACGTGGGCGGCGTGGGCAACAGCTCCCGAGACATGTGGAACCACCGCGTGCTGGACGCCGCCGTCGGCGTCAACGTCGCGCTGGGGCCCTTGCTGATGCGGTTGCACTTCGCGCGGCCGCTCGACATCGG